CTGCAATATATCGTATTAAACAAAATATGGGCATTAGTAATCCGCTTTTAGAGAAGGTCAAGAAAGATTATCGCGAATTATTCTTAGTTGTTGAACAAGCATGTGAACACGTGTTTCACGAGTTTAATGTGCCAGATGAGGAAATCGGTTATTTAGTTATGCATTTCGGTGCTGCGGTGTTTGGTTATAAAGAGGTAGGAAATATCAAAACATTGGTAATCTGTTCTAGTGGCATTGGTACATCAAAAATGCTTGCTATGAGACTAGAAAAAGAGTTTCCAGAGATGAAAGAAATAAAAAATGTATCCGTAATGGAATTTAAAAAAATGGATCCCCATGAATATCAGTTGATTATTTCAACCATTCTTATTCCTGATTTTCATTTGGATTATATAATAGTAAGTCCAATCTTAACTAAAGATGAAATTGAAAAAATCCGCACTTTTTTACATGATCAGTTCAAAAAGAATGATTCTCAAAATAAACTAAGTTTGGCAGTCAAAAAAATAGAAGGCAAGAAAAGCCCATATCAACTAGTCAAGGAAATGGGCATAGTTAAAGAGTATGCTCAAACTATTACATCAATTATAGAAGGCTTTCTTGTAAAAGAAGTAAGTGGACAAAAAGAGGAAATATTGATTCATGCTTGCCGAGAGTTATTTGTGAAACAAAGTATCAGCAATGTGGAGGAAGTTGCAAATTCGTTATTTGAAAGAGAAGCTCTGGGTGGTTTAGGTATTCCTGATACATCGATGGCACTATTCCATGCCCGATCTAAATATGTTAGTAAACCTTCTTTTTTCATTTATGTAATCCAGAAGCCTCTAAGTGTATTAGGAATGGATCAATCCTTTTTAGAAGTAAAGCATTTAGTGTTGCTATTATCTCCAGAGATACAATCAGAAAGTGGATTGGAAGTGTTAAGTTTTCTCAGTACACTGTTAATTGAAAGTGATGAGAGTATTTCTCTCTTTCAATCTAATGATCAGGAAAGGATCTCAGCCTTTCTATCAGCAAGACTTGATCAATATTTCCATGAAAAAGTACAAGAATTAAGGAGAGTATAAAATATGTCAAAGTCTATCTTAACAAAAGAAAACATTCAATTAAATGCAACTGTTGGGACGAAAGAAGAAGCAATTAGATTAACGGGAAGCGTGCTTGTGGAAAAAGGATATGTGGATGCCAGTTATATAGAAAAAATGCTTGAAAGGGAAGAATTAACTTCTACTTATATGGGTAATTATGTGGCCATCCCACATGGAACGGAAGATTCAAAGGAATTTGTAAAAGATTCAGGAATTGCTATTATTCAAGTTCCACAAGGTGTCGATTTCGGCGGTGGGAATATGGTTAAACTTCTTATTGGAATTGCAGGGAAAAATAACGAGCATTTAGATATTTTATCAAATATTGCTATTGTATGTTCGGAGGAAGAGAATATTGAAAAGCTCGTTCAAGCAACATCTGCGGAAGAGATTTTATCCATCTTTGAAGGGGTGAACTAGTTTGTTAGCAGTTCATTTTGGTGCAGGAAACATTGGCCGAGGGTTTATAGGGAATTTATTGTATCATTCTGGATATGAAACGTGCTTTGTTGATGTAAACCAGGAAATGGTGAATTTACTTAATGAAAGGAAGGAGTATCGTGTAGTTCTTGCAGATCCTTCCCAGGAAGAAGTCCTTATCAAAAATGTGAGGGCGATAAATAGTGGCACTAACCCCGAACAAGTGGTGGAAGCAATTGCCCAAGCAGATTTAATCACGACAGCGATAGGTCCGAATATTCTACCGTTTATTGCGAATTTAATAGCTGATGGATTACGGAAACGAATTGAACAAACAGATAAACCTGTTAATATTATTGCCTGTGAAAACATGATCGGTGGTACCTCCTTATTAAAAGAGAAGGTTTATGAAAAGTTAACGAGCGCGGAAAAAGTAGTATTTGATCAACGCTTTGGTTTTCCAGATGCGGCCGTTGACCGTATCGTACCAAATCAGGTGAACGAAGATAAATTAATGGTTAAGGTGGAACCTTTTTACGAGTGGGTTGTAGAGGAAACAAAATTAGTAGGTGATAAGCCAGCTATTAAAGGAATTACGTTTGTACAGGAATTAGTGCCATATATTGAACGGAAATTATTTACCGTCAATACTGGTCACGCGCTTACAGCCTATTTAGGTTATTATTTTGGAATTGAAACAATCAACAGTGCAATTGATAACCAACAAATTAGAGATATGGTTGAAGGTGCTCTTAAAGAAAGTGGTGGATTTCTAGTAAAGAAATATGGATTTGAAGAAGGAGCGCACAATAAATATATTCAAAAAATACTTCAGCGGTTTTCTAATTCATATATTGTAGATGAGGTAACGAGAGTAGGACGTTCACCAATTCGCAAGTTAGGTCCGAATGATAGACTTGTTAGTCCAGCTAAACAATATCTCGAAGTTGTCGGCGATGAGCCGGGTTATCTAATGAAGGGAATTGCTGCAGCTCTTTTGTATGATTTTCAAGGTGATCCGGAAGCGGTGCAAGTTCAAACAACTATAAAGAATCAAGGATTAGAAGCTGCTATTAAGGAGTATACGCATCTTGATCCAACATCTATTTTGTTTAGAGGTATTATTGAACAGTATAATAAGTTTAAAAGAGAAACGATTCAATAAATAACAATCAAGGTTGATAGAAAACAAAGTAATAGTGTTTCTATCAACCTTTTTTTAAAACTTGAAAGTTATTTTAAAATATTAGTTGACCAATTAATTATTATACTGTAATATTATAAAAGTCGTCAGCGAACGACGATAAACAAATGAAAAAAATTCTCTGATTAGCAAGCCACTTAGTGTGGAAGTTAGGGAGTAGTTATGATATAGCATGATTGGAAAGTAAATCTTAAATTCCAATCAACAAAAAAAGTTGTTGACACATACAACTGAAAATGTTATATTAATAAAGTCGCTTCTAGGCGATGAGCAAATTGATCCTTGAAAACTAAACAAACAAAAACGTCAACAAACAAACAAAAAATATAGTGTTTGCTTTTAGCAACACTAGCCAACGTAAACTATGAGCTAAACTCATACTTTCTTTTATGGAGAGTTTGATCCTGGCTCAGGACGAACGCTGGCGGCGTGCCTAATACATGCAAGTCGAGCGAATTTTTAGGAGCTTGCTCCTAAAAATTAGCGGCGGACGGGTGAGTAACACGTGGGCAACCTGCCTGTAAGACTGGGATAACTTCGGGAAACCGGAGCTAATACCGGATAATCCTTTTCCTCACATGAGGGAAAGCTGAAAGACGGTTTCGGCTGTCACTTACAGATGGGCCCGCGGCGCATTAGCTAGTTGGTGAGGTAACGGCTCACCAAGGCGACGATGCGTAGCCGACCTGAGAGGGTGATCGGCCACACTGGGACTGAGACACGGCCCAGACTCCTACGGGAGGCAGCAGTAGGGAATCTTCCGCAATGGACGAAAGTCTGACGGAGCAACGCCGCGTGAACGATGAAGGCCTTCGGGTCGTAAAGTTCTGTTGTTAGGGAAGAACAAGTATCGGAGTAACTGCCGGTACCTTGACGGTACCTAACCAGAAAGCCACGGCTAACTACGTGCCAGCAGCCGCGGTAATACGTAGGTGGCAAGCGTTGTCCGGAATTATTGGGCGTAAAGCGCGCGCAGGCGGTCCTTTAAGTCTGATGTGAAAGCCCACGGCTCAACCGTGGAGGGTCATTGGAAACTGGGGACTTGAGTACAGAAGAGGAAAGTGGAATTCCACGTGTAGCGGTGAAATGCGTAGAGATGTGGAGGAACACCAGTGGCGAAGGCGACTTTCTGGTCTGTAACTGACGCTGAGGCGCGAAAGCGTGGGGAGCAAACAGGATTAGATACCCTGGTAGTCCACGCCGTAAACGATGAGTGCTAAGTGTTAGAGGGTTTCCGCCCTTTAGTGCTGCAGCTAACGCATTAAGCACTCCGCCTGGGGAGTACGGCCGCAAGGCTGAAACTCAAAGGAATTGACGGGGCCCGCACAAGCGGTGGAGCATGTGGTTTAATTCGAAGCAACGCGAAGAACCTTACCAGGTCTTGACATCCTCTGACAACCCTAGAGATAGGGCTTTCCCCTTCGGGGGACAGAGTGACAGGTGGTGCATGGTTGTCGTCAGCTCGTGTCGTGAGATGTTGGGTTAAGTCCCGCAACGAGCGCAACCCTTGATCTTAGTTGCCAGCATTCAGTTGGGCACTCTAAGGTGACTGCCGGTGACAAACCGGAGGAAGGTGGGGATGACGTCAAATCATCATGCCCCTTATGACCTGGGCTACACACGTGCTACAATGGATGGTACAAAGGGCTGCAAAACCGCGAGGTTAAGCGAATCCCATAAAACCATTCTCAGTTCGGATTGTAGGCTGCAACTCGCCTACATGAAGCTGGAATCGCTAGTAATCGCGGATCAGCATGCCGCGGTGAATACGTTCCCGGGCCTTGTACACACCGCCCGTCACACCACGAGAGTTTGTAACACCCGAAGTCGGTGGGGTAACCGTAAGGAGCCAGCCGCCTAAGGTGGGACAGATGATTGGGGTGAAGTCGTAACAAGGTAGCCGTATCGGAAGGTGCGGCTGGATCACCTCCTTTCTAAGGAATATATTCTGACTTTGGGTCAGATATAAAATGTTTGCTCTGACGTTTCTTGTTTGTTTAGTTTTGAGGGAGTAATTCCTCGAAGCTTTATTTTTTTGTCTCTGCGAGTAGTCATTATCGCAAGGCAAGATGAAGTATTGTTCCTTGAAAACTAGATAATCGTAAGAAGAAGTCAAGTAAGAACCGAGTAATCGCCATTTTAGTTTTCTCTCTTATTTATAAGAGTAGTAAGACAAACCAGCTGATGAAGAAATTCATTACTGATCATTTGTCTATAGGTTAAGTTAGAAAGGGCGCACGGTGAATGCCTTGGCACTAGGAGCCGATGAAGGACGGGACTAACACCGATATGCTTCGGGGAGCTGTAAGTAAGCTTTGATCCGGAGATTTCCGAATGGGGGAACCCACTGTTCGTAATGGAGCAGTATCTTTACCTGAATACATAGGGTATTGAAGGTAGACCCGGGGAACTGAAACATCTAAGTACCCGGAGGAAGAGAAAGCAAACGCGATTCCCTGAGTAGCGGCGAGCGAAACGGGAAATAGCCCAAACCAAGAGGCTTGCCTCTTGGGGTTGTAGGACACTCAATATGGAGTTACAAAGGAACGGGGTAAATGAAGCGACCTGGAAAGGTCAGCCGTAGAAGGTAAAAGCCCTGTAGTTGAAACTTCGTTCCCTCCTGAGTGGATCCTGAGTACGGCCGGACACGTGAAATCCGGTCGGAAGCAGGGAGGACCATCTCCCAAGGCTAAATACTCCCTAGTGACCGATAGTGAACCAGTACCGTGAGGGAAAGGTGAAAAGCACCCCGGAAGGGGAGTGAAATAGTTCCTGAAACCGTGTGCCTACAAGTAGTCAAAGCCCATTAATGGGTAATGGCGTGCCTTTTGTAGAATGAACCGGCGAGTTACGATTACATGCAAGGTTAAGTTGAAAAGACGGAGCCGCAGCGAAAGCGAGTCTGAATAGGGCGAATGAGTATGTGGTCGTAGACCCGAAACCAGGTGATCTACCCATGTCCAGGGTGAAGTCCAGGTAACACTGTATGGAGGCCCGAACCCACGCACGTTGAAAAGTGCGGGGATGAGGTGTGGGTAGCGGAGAAATTCCAATCGAACTTGGAGATAGCTGGTTCTCTCCGAAATAGCTTTAGGGCTAGCCTCACGTAGTAAGAGTCTTGGAGGTAGAGCACTGTTTGGACTAGGGGCCCTCATCGGGTTACCGAATTCAGACAAACTCCGAATGCCAAAGACTTATCCGTGGGAGTCAGACTGCGAGTGATAAGATCCGTAGTCAAGAGGGAAACAGCCCAGACCACCAGCTAAGGTCCCAAAGTATACGTTAAGTGGAAAAGGATGTGGAGTTGCTTAGACAACCAGGATGTTGGCTCAGAAGCAGCCACCATTTAAAGAGTGCGTAATAGCTCACTGGTCGAGTGACTCTGCGCCGAAAATGTACCGGGGCTAAACGTATCACCGAAGCTGTGGATTGACATCTTAGATGTCAGTGGTAGGAGAGCGTTCTAAGGGCGTTGAAGCTAGATCGTAAGGACTAGTGGAGCGCTTAGAAGTGAGAATGCCGGTATGAGTAGCGAAAGATGAGTGAGAATCTCATCCACCGAATGCCCAAGGTTTCCTGAGGAAGGCTCGTCCGCTCAGGGTTAGTCGGGACCTAAGCCGAGGCCGAAAGGCGTAGGCGATGGATAACAGGTTGATATTCCTGTACCACCTCTTTATCGTTTGAGCAATGGGGGGACGCAGAAGGATAGGGTAAGCGCGCTGTTGGATATGCGCGTCTAAGCAGTTAGGCTGTCAGTGAGGCAAATCCCGCTGACGTGAAGGCTGAGCTGTGATAGCGAGGGAAATTTAGTACCGAAGTTCCTGATTCCACACTGCCAAGAAAAGCCTCTAGCGAGATAAATGGTGCCCGTACCGCAAACCGACACAGGTAGGCGAGGAGAGAATCCTAAGGTGAGCGAGAGAACTCTCGTTAAGGAACTCGGCAAAATGACCCCGTAACTTCGGGAGAAGGGGTGCTCTTTGGGGTGAATAGCCTCGAAGAGCCGCAGTGAATAGGCCCAGGCGACTGTTTAGCAAAAACACAGGTCTCTGCGAAGCCGCAAGGCGAAGTATAGGGGCTGACGCCTGCCCGGTGCTGGAAGGTTAAAAGGAGGGGTTAGCGCAAGCGAAGCTCTGAATTGAAGCCCCAGTAAACGGCGGCCGTAACTATAACGGTCCTAAGGTAGCGAAATTCCTTGTCGGGTAAGTTCCGACCCGCACGAAAGGCGTAACGATCTGGGCACTGTCTCAACGAGAGACTCGGTGAAATTATAGTACCTGTGAAGATGCAGGTTACCCGCGACAGGACGGAAAGACCCCGTGGAGCTTTACTGTAGCCTGATATTGAATTTTGGTACAGCTTGTACAGGATAGGTAGGAGCCTGAGAAGCCGGAGCGCTAGCTTCGGTGGAGGCGTCGGTGGGATACTACCCTGGCTGTATTGAAATTCTAACCCACACCCACATATCTGGGTGGGAGACAGTGT
The Neobacillus sp. PS3-40 genome window above contains:
- a CDS encoding BglG family transcription antiterminator, coding for MYISARERQILEILLTETNELTVKDLADQIGVSGRTIHRDLKNVEDILNEYELTLEKKSGVGIQITGDRNRIHELELFLYNLFKTEYTPDERQTVILCDLLESKGPVKLLGLANDLNVTIATVSSDLTKLEERLQSFGLSLVRRRGYGVEIEGPEGAKRQAMRKMIAEYLNESEILSFARESIQRRSTKNINTISERLLGLVEKKKLLVVEKVIESISLDLPYSMADSAYIGLVVHLALAVERIQKGEAITIDQSYLQNQQLTKEYKFAKKIVEQLEQVFQIKIPEAEIGYITMHLKGAKLRHDNEYLIEASNSHVAIKTKGLIEFVGNRLGKDLSGNRSLFEGLVLHLTPAIYRIKQNMGISNPLLEKVKKDYRELFLVVEQACEHVFHEFNVPDEEIGYLVMHFGAAVFGYKEVGNIKTLVICSSGIGTSKMLAMRLEKEFPEMKEIKNVSVMEFKKMDPHEYQLIISTILIPDFHLDYIIVSPILTKDEIEKIRTFLHDQFKKNDSQNKLSLAVKKIEGKKSPYQLVKEMGIVKEYAQTITSIIEGFLVKEVSGQKEEILIHACRELFVKQSISNVEEVANSLFEREALGGLGIPDTSMALFHARSKYVSKPSFFIYVIQKPLSVLGMDQSFLEVKHLVLLLSPEIQSESGLEVLSFLSTLLIESDESISLFQSNDQERISAFLSARLDQYFHEKVQELRRV
- a CDS encoding PTS sugar transporter subunit IIA, with product MSKSILTKENIQLNATVGTKEEAIRLTGSVLVEKGYVDASYIEKMLEREELTSTYMGNYVAIPHGTEDSKEFVKDSGIAIIQVPQGVDFGGGNMVKLLIGIAGKNNEHLDILSNIAIVCSEEENIEKLVQATSAEEILSIFEGVN
- a CDS encoding mannitol-1-phosphate 5-dehydrogenase, translating into MLAVHFGAGNIGRGFIGNLLYHSGYETCFVDVNQEMVNLLNERKEYRVVLADPSQEEVLIKNVRAINSGTNPEQVVEAIAQADLITTAIGPNILPFIANLIADGLRKRIEQTDKPVNIIACENMIGGTSLLKEKVYEKLTSAEKVVFDQRFGFPDAAVDRIVPNQVNEDKLMVKVEPFYEWVVEETKLVGDKPAIKGITFVQELVPYIERKLFTVNTGHALTAYLGYYFGIETINSAIDNQQIRDMVEGALKESGGFLVKKYGFEEGAHNKYIQKILQRFSNSYIVDEVTRVGRSPIRKLGPNDRLVSPAKQYLEVVGDEPGYLMKGIAAALLYDFQGDPEAVQVQTTIKNQGLEAAIKEYTHLDPTSILFRGIIEQYNKFKRETIQ